AAAAGTCAAGTTACACGGATGGAGATCTGGTAGCCTTTTATAtccatttatatttatttttttatttttatttttaaaaaacaaaaagaaaaaacaaaagctAAAACTCCTTAAAAgacaaaaaaacaaaagaaataacaTTACATGAGAATGAGAGATGGGAAATGGGGCCTACACAGCACGCCCGGCCATCTAGAAAACCTTGACTTTTATGAGCCTAAAACGGTCCCACCCTCCATGAGTCACCATTAAAAACTTCATTGCTGAGAATATGACATAATCTTGGGAGCCACACACCACGAGGGGTCGGTGAATGCTTAATTGCCTTGCCTTTCACGCCCATTTCTTCTCACCAAATTTAACGTCGACTAAAAATCAcagctgcttcttcttcttccgaTTCTACAAATTAAACCATGCTAGATCCTGCGACAAAATTTCCTGAAATCAATCATGTACATTTTTCCAATGGCCGAGTAACCGACAGTTTTTCTGCCAGAAATTATGGCTTCCGAGCTCAGAAAACGGCACAGAATTATGCCAACTACCAGACCTGGAATAGCTTGCCTGAATTTGAAGCTGAGAGGAAGCTTATAGATGATGACGATTCTGCGGTTTCTTCCCCTCCTTTATGGGGGACGAGTCCATCCAGAAGCCCCCAACATCGCCAAAACCATTATAGAAGTCTTTCTCCTTCGTCGAGAGCTCAAGCGATTGCTAGAGGTCAGAAGGAGCTCATGGAGATGGTGAGTCGAATGCCTGAGGGATGTTACGAGTTATCTTTAAAAGATATTGTAGAGCAGAACATGGTTGATCAGGCTAAGGATGAAAGTTTTAGTAAAGAAAGGAGTATAACAAGTGAATACATGTATACGAGGGAAAAATCGGCGAAGAAAAAGAATGATAAAAAAGTGCAAATGAACAGAAGTGGAAGCATAGACAATGGAGGGTTTCTTCTGAAGATGGTGTTTCCATTTTCTTTGGGTTcaagaaagaagatgaagaaaaacaGCAACAATAATAATAACTTAGCGATGAATAATAGTGCAAGAGATGGAAGGGTGTCTCCAAAGCCTCTGCTATTGGATGGATCTGCTAAAGGTGTAGAAAACGAGTGGTGGAAGAACAGATTCTCGGAGTCGGGGGAAAGTGAAAGTGGTGGATTAAGTAGCAATAGTGGAAGCTCAAAAAGCAgtggcagcagcagcagtagaagTAGCAGCAGAAACGGCTGCACCAGGTATGCCATAATCAATTGCTTCTTTTGCTAATTTTAGATTCACAATAAGTTTACATATTCAGATCTCAGTAGTAATTTTATCTTCTTGCCAAAACAAGTAGGGGGACTGGGAGAATTTTCTGAAACTTGTCCTTTGCAAAACAGAGTATGAAACAGGAGAACCATGGAAAATTACAGAATGCTAAGTACAAAGACAAAATTTTTCCAACACAAAAAGAATTGTTtgatctttttttttcatttttggttAGAATTATTTGATTGTTcataaaatttggtaaatttcatttACAATTTCCTTGTATTCTCTAATGCCTTTACGCGTCAAAGTCTaggataaagaaaaagaaataacaaactgCAAGAAAAGCATTTTCCATGTAATATAACAATTTTCCTTTTCCTTCACTTGACTTCAATTTCCTCGAAATTTAAACGACTTGGTAGGTTTTAAGATGGGATTTTTTTAACTTTTGATACAGGAATGGAGGAGTTGGTTGCTGGTCTGTCATTTTCAGGAAGAGGGGGAAGAAGACAGACATAAAGGATGAATCTCTTACATGACTCAACGAAGCCTTCTTCACAAATTAGTTGAATGAATCAATAGTTGCTCTTTGGGGCAGGCTATATTTGGTCTAGTTAAGACTATAATCATTCCTAGAGGGAGTTAAAAGAAGGATATCTGAAGAATCAGAAAATAAATTGGTATATATGTATAGGTATATTTTAGAGTAAGAGATGCCACATTCCAGAGTTGCAATATAGAATGTATATTCTTACAGATGCTTGAAGAGTCTGCTATGATTGTTCATTTACCTCTCTTTTCCATTTTTTGCTTTGTTCTTTGAGATCTATATATAAATACCATCTTTCCTTAGTGACAGacgattgatttttttttttttatgccacAAACGCTTCAGGTCGAGAAATGGTAATAATGAATCTGGATAGTTTTGAAGAATTTTACCCCCAAAACCGAAAAAATGTGCATTCGATCCTCGCATGGAAGTTGCCATTTTCATTATTTTCCTTTTAGAAAGTTAGAaacttttatataataaaaagtaTATTTTATTAATGATGGAAATTAAGTAGCTAGCAAAGATGAGCAAAACAACTAAAATTGCCTTTCACAATCAAGAACTGAAACCTGAAGATGTAGTAGCAGTCAATCTTAAAACTTCTATAAAATTGGGATCTGAGAAAATTCAATTACGTGTACTTGCTGCACAAGAAAGGCTCGTTATATTCCCGTTTTGTCTGCTATATTTACTACAGAAAAACAAACACTTCTCTAAGTTGATTTTTTTGGTCAGACGTGTAGCCTTAAATCCCAAATTGAGAACTAGAATTCTGCCTAATGCCATTTAATTCTATATTGGATGTGTTTTTATATAATTGAgatttcaataattaaaaaaaaaagcataatattttttttttttaatttcaattaggtTATAGTGGGTTTTGTCCCAACATGCCAGCCTTCTAAGCATGGAATCAAATCTAAAATTGGTTTCGAACTGCCTTCTGACCAATAAAAATAAAACGTTAAATTAGTTGGAAAGcatatgttatatatatatatataaacatattcTAGAAGTTGACAGTCTATCAGAAAAATAAACACGGTTTATCACCACCCCCAGCTAAAAACTGAATAATAATTTAGTaatctaattaaaaattattttcttcaaaaaagaaaaaaatccatTCAACTAGAGTCTAGAAGCATTAAAACTAGCATcagaaaaaaaacaaaggaaaaacagGAGCTCGTAATCTTGTTGTAGTCGGCATCAGTTATAAATAATGTGTATAAGTGGTTTATATGAATTAACATAccttaataaaattatcataattttatcaAATGATGTGTCATGTCCCTTAGTCATCTGAGTACATATATATACTTttagagaatatatatatatatatatatatatatatatgggtaaCAGTGTTTACTGATCTCTTTACAAAAACAATAGAGAAATGGTTATATTCTCTGTCACAGTTTAATAAAGATATTACATATCAATCtattaaaaaaaagaagaagaaagggagaacTCTTTGGTGTATCTGCAGCCATTGTTTTCATATTCACAATCCTTGTGTCATGTTCTGTCTATTCTTACAAGAACGAtatgaagaaattgaataaaaaataattttgttattgttctatttttaataattttttaaatataaaaaatttagatttttttacACCAAAACTTTTTGAGCCCATACAAACTACGTAGGCCCAGCCCATAATACAAGTAAATTAACCCAGCGTTTTTGGTACTGTGCTGATGCTGGTTTTAGCTAACAGTaccatttcatttaaaattttttcaagtaataaaaaaaaaatactacatAATAAGCCATAAGGCTATACCCAATCTTATTATCATATCATATACGATTATCTGTCTGCACAAATGATGcccaaattttaaatgaaaacaTATACTAcaaacaaatttatgatttaacaATACTTTTTTAAACAtgacattaaaataataaataatatcaaGTTAATATATTTagatatcaaaataaaatatgagATAATAAGTAATATATACAATATTATACATAATAGTATTGTAAATTAGTgtaaaaatattgttaaaaattttagattACAGGGTTTATGCATATCACTAGACACTTATTGATAATTCTTATTAAtagtatgttttaaatttttaacaatataataagcaTGTTATTAAAACCGAAATTTATTGTAGTGATACATCTAAGCTTATCATAGAATTCTTCATAGAGTTACTTTATTTAATAAGCTCATGAATTGActcatttataaatttattaacttAGCTCATTAGGTTGAAATTTAACATCTTTAAGTTAATTATTGTATTTCGTAATGTTATAGATTTATTAATTTCGTTTATGATTATTCTATAATAATaagttaataatattattttcaaaaaaaaaaagttaataatattatttaaaatcatGCTATAATTATGTTAAATCAAATatagttaattataaaattaaaagtatAACCAATTTTAAGTTCACAACATTAataaattcattatatatatatatatatatatatatatatatatataattaacttaATGGAATTTGTTATTGGGATTCAAAttctaatcaaattaattaatataatgattctaatatgtgaattaatttgtaaataaatCTTACATAAATTTCATTTGCAATATAGGTTCTATACGTATAATAGAATTATAATATACAAAGGAAGAACCCATAAGTCTATTCATAATCACCACTGCAGCAGCTATATTCTGGAAAGGCACAACAAATTCTGCAAATTAATTAACAAGCATTATTTTGAGAcatgattatttaatttatttatttcatatataaaTGCTTGAGATGGCTCCAATCCTAACTTGAACCATGTTTTAGTGCACATCGATTTGGTGATGACCATTGGCTACCAAAGATTCAGGGTCGGTGAGTCATCCACAAACTCTGGTGCTGGGTACACAAATATGTCCAGTGAAGGTCCATGAACTGTAGCCATGGAGATTCCTTTAGTCTCATTGTCCTGAATCAATTTATGAGTAGAGCTTTTGTACTTCCCATTGGATAATTAAATCTGCAACACACAATATCGAAAAGCAACTAATCAAAAAAGCTAAATAGGTTTAGtgtttaaataaatccttaaacataataaaaaaacaaaaaaagagtTGTGCCTTGGAAATTATCCCCAAGGAGAATAAGCAtggtaactccgcctaagtagtttgtgcttagtccatcccaagcccggataaaggaggagggttgtaaTAGGTGACAACAAGTGTAAAAAATTTGTCACGCCTCATGATATGAATTCTTACGATATAAACGTTGGGACATCATCTACTTACaatgcgctacatcggagcctaggtgtagtgagaaatatacaAGGGTGTAGGAAGTTCACTGAAAGCGATGCGCTATGCcgacgcccgggtgtggtgttaaatgagcaaggatTCCTACATCATGGATAGTGtggataaagaagttagtccatagaacATATAGTAGAATAGATAGTGGAATAGAACACAAGATATGCATAAAGAATACtaaaagatatcatagaaggagttcaattaggaaggaacaagataggaggagaatcagggttggtacttagaatgttggatcacttacagaaaaattaatggagcttatgGATagattggaaaggagaagggtaaaTATTACTTGCATTCagaagactaaatgggtaggagagaaaaacaAAGAAGTAGGCAATTTAGGATACAAACTGTGATTTACCAAAAAGGAGAGGAACAAGAACGGAGTAGGCTTGATTATAGACAAGGCATTAAAAAATGCCAtactagctgtgaaaagagtaggagatagaattataataataaagctagtactagaaggagaaacaatacatgtagttagtgcttatatcttataaataggactagatagtgagagtaaataaaTGTTTTGAGAAGATAtagatgatctaatgcaaagcataccgaataaagagaatgttctCATCGGTGGAGATTTAAATGaatatgtaggaagtgataggcaagattatgagaatgttcattgaAGTTTTTGTTTTAGTAgccaaaatgagaagagaaaaagtATCCTGGATTTTGCCATGACGAACGACCTAATACTaataaatacctactttataaaaagggagtcgcatttagtgactttcataAGTGGACAAAATAGAAgttaaattgacttcctcttaatcagaaagacaaatagagctctatgcaaggattgcaaggttatTCTGGGAGAGGCTTTAATAAGTCAACATTGGTTAGTGGTCTTCGATGTTAAGTTAAGAAGAATTCAAGTAAGCTAGAAGAAATAttatagctcgaacaaagtggtgggagttcaaaggaataAAGCACgtaaactttaaaaataaatttctcgagtccgaagtatggaagctggatgtaGAGGCCAATAGTACGTGGATATAGatgacatcaaagattagagaagtagctagaaaagtacttggagagtctacaGGATATGAACCACCtgcaaaagagagatggtggtgaaatgaggaagtacaaaaggcagtgaagagaaagagggaatggtatacaaaattacctaagtgtgataataatgaggcttatgaacagtacaaaatagcaaagaaagaggcagaaAAGGTGGTTAGTCAAGCAAGAACGCAggcttttgaaaagttatatgagaaagttagaactaaagaagggaagaaagatatttatagattagcaaagaggagagaaaagaaatatcaagatctcaatcaagttaggtgcattaaggataaag
This window of the Hevea brasiliensis isolate MT/VB/25A 57/8 unplaced genomic scaffold, ASM3005281v1 Scaf408, whole genome shotgun sequence genome carries:
- the LOC110634560 gene encoding uncharacterized protein LOC110634560; amino-acid sequence: MLDPATKFPEINHVHFSNGRVTDSFSARNYGFRAQKTAQNYANYQTWNSLPEFEAERKLIDDDDSAVSSPPLWGTSPSRSPQHRQNHYRSLSPSSRAQAIARGQKELMEMVSRMPEGCYELSLKDIVEQNMVDQAKDESFSKERSITSEYMYTREKSAKKKNDKKVQMNRSGSIDNGGFLLKMVFPFSLGSRKKMKKNSNNNNNLAMNNSARDGRVSPKPLLLDGSAKGVENEWWKNRFSESGESESGGLSSNSGSSKSSGSSSSRSSSRNGCTRNGGVGCWSVIFRKRGKKTDIKDESLT